In Polyangiaceae bacterium, the DNA window ATCGAGTTTTGTACCGGCGTGCTGCGCAACGGCATCATGCACTGGTTCCCGATCTACTCGAAGGAGATCTGGGGGCTCGCGAGCGAGCACGCATTGCGTGGCGGCGACCTGCTGCTCGCCATTCGGGATGGTTCCTGGACGCCGCTGTGGCCGGCCCTTCCCTGTTTCGCCGCAGCGGCGATCTCCGGCGCCATCGCCTACAAAGCCAAGGGCGGCCCGCGGCGCAGCAGCCTGGTCATCTTCGGGGTGCTGGCGTTCTTGGCGCCGTTCTTGTTCCAGGGCGGCTGGGGCGGCCTCTTGATGGTGGCCGGCATCCTGGGCGGCAACATCGCCGGTTGGGTCAGTGATCTGTTCTTCCAGAGCCGTCGCGGTCCCGTGGCCGCGGCCTTGTACGGCATCCTGGTGCTGAGCTCCCTGGGCATGGGCTTCACGTTGGCGCCAGGCGAGAACGTCGTGGGTTGGGCCAAGGACAAGACGGGCCTCGAAGCCGGGGATCGCATCGACGCCATTGCGGGGCACGACGTGAAGTCCTGGCACGACATCCGCAACGCCGTGGTGTGCTGGGAGCCCACGTGCGACAAATCGGGGTGGGATGCCGAGCGCTGCGTTTGCTCCACGTCGCATCCGAAGACCACGCCGGCTCACGATCCGCAGAAGGGCATCCCCGCAACCATCGAGCGCGGTGGAAACAAGATCAGCGTGATGTTGCCCGACGCCAAGGCAGTGCAAGAGGCCGGCGACATGCGGCTCCTTCCTGCGCGGCCGGTGCTGCCCATGAGCCCGTACTTCCTCGGCGCCATCGTGTTCTTGATGAGCTTGTGCGTGATTGGCACCCACGGCGTGTTGAGCGGCACCGCCACCATGGACTTCGGCGGGCGCAAAGGCGCCGCCACGGCCGTCGGGGTGATCGACGGCTTCGTGTACCTGGGAACCAGCGTGCAGTCCGTGAGCCTCGGGTACCTCACGAGCAAGGACTGGAGCTACTGGCCGTGGTTCCTGCTGCCCTTCGGCATCATCGGCTTGCTCTTGTGCCTCAAGATCTGGAACGCCCGCCCCGGCAAGGGCGGCGGGCACTAACCAAGCTACTTTTGCGGAGGGCTCTCGAGGTCCTCCGCCAGATAGCTGAGGATCACTTCGTCGAGAGATTTCTCCCCGATGTATTCGTCGCCGAAGATGGAGCGGCCTTCCTTCGGCGGGGCCTCCCCGAAGATGCTGGCGGGCCGCGAAACCGAGTAGCGCCCGGCGGTCTCGCTCGGGGGGTTCTTGACCGCGTAACGCCCGTGATCGGGATCCGACTTGGGCCGCGCGACGGCGGGCGTTCCGGCTGCCGGGGTACCGTGGCGGGGCGGTTCCTCCGCACGGTGAGGACGCGGCCGAACCGGCTCCGGGATCGAGCCGGCGCCGGTCCGCGTTCCCTGCTTCGGCGTGGCGCTGGGGGTCGGCGGTGCGGTCCGGGTCAGCTCCGGCTGGCTCTCGCGAATGACGGGAGGGGCCGGGGCCTTCGGGATCGACGAGGGTCGGGGGGCCGTCGCGCCGGTAGTGTCCTCCGGCGGCGGCGCGGCGATCGGATCGCTGCTGAGCTCGTTGACGGGAGTGGAGGGCGCAGGCGCGGTTGGTGGGGGGCCGAAAGCCTCGAGGATCATCGCGTCCAGGTCGCCCCGGCGCAGGGCGATGAACATCGCCTTGTGCTGATCCTTCATGATCTTGCGCACGACCTGCGCCAGATCTTCCCTACCGACGTGCTCGCTGTATTCCGTGCGAGAGCTCTTCAGGATCCGCCCGCCATCCGCGAACAAATGCGTGATCACGTGCGGTCGCTTGACCCCCGAGTCTTCGGTCTGGATGTGAAAAACGCGCCCTTGGTGCCGGACGTTGTTGTTGAATCCCAAGAGCGGCGGGGGTGTCTTCGGCACAGGCGCAGCACTCCTCGACCTAGGTTAGACAGGGTACCACGGCGCGCCGACCGGCACACGCAAGAGGGTCAATCTCCTGGCCGCGGGCCGGCACACGGGGGCCAGCCGCCCGAGAAAAGCGCTCAGATGCCGGTTTCATCCAAGCGACGCATGCCTTCGAGAAGGAGCCCGTCGGGACTCTCGTTGATGATGCGCTGCGGTGCTTCGAAGTTCGGATCCAGAGCAAACTCGCCCTCTCGGAGTCCGAGCATGGCGTAGAACGCGTCCGCTCCGCGATAGTTCTTCCACAGGGCATTGAACACGTTGCCGGCCACGAAGTGGATTTCTCCGACCTGACCCCCAGAGCGGATCTTGAGCGCGCCGGTCTTCCTGCCGTGCCACAGCACCTGCACCATCTCCACCAAGCCCATTTCGATCAGCGAGCCGCTGACGCCTCGACGGCGCGTGTCGCCCACCTCTCGCTCCAGGATCTGCTTGATCTTCGCGACCAGCAGATCCGCGCTCACGGGTTTGGTCATGTAGTCGTGTGCGCCGGCGGCGAAGGCGCGCTGCGCGTCCGCGCCACCCGAACGCCCCGTGAGCACGACCCACGGCAGACTCTTGCCCCACTCCTGGTGGCGCACGTGCTCGAGCAGCGCCACGCCATCGATGGGCGTGAGGTCCATCTCGCCGATCACCAGCTCGACGTCGCCCTTCTCCAGGATCTTGAGGGCTTGATCTGCCGTCCCTGCGGCCACGACTTCGAAGCCCTGCTCCAGCAGACGGAGCTCGATCACGGTGGTGTCCTCGGGATCCGCGTCCACCAACAGCAGACGATGCCGCGTGGCGAGCAGCCGCGCCTTCACGTCCTCGCCGGTCACCATCAGACGGAACACGTCCACCAAGTTCGGATCGAAGATGGTGCCCTTGTAACGAGCCAGCACGCCACAGGCCTGCACCGGCTCGAGGAGCTTGCGGTAGGGGTTCCGAGGGTTCTGCGTGAGATCCGCGTAGGTGTCGGCAATGGCCAACAGGCGTGCCGCGATGGGGATCTCCTTGCCGGAGATCTCGCTCGGGAAACCGCTGCCGTCGTACCGCTCGTACATGGCCTCCACCGCACGAGTGGCCTCCCGCGGCAGGTTGACGGATTCCATCAAGCGCCCGGGAGCAGTGTACAGCTTGCCGGCGGCGGCGGCGTGGGCGTCGTACTCGGCGACGTTCAGGGCCGTCAGGTGGTAAGCGCCCATCTTCCCGAGGTCGTGGGTGTAGCCCGCGATGATGGCGCTCACCCGCTCGCCATCGGGCAGCCCGATGCGCTCGGTGACTTGACGCATCAGGCGCGCGACGTGGGCGGAATGGCCGCGCAAGTCCACGCGGGAGCTCTCGATGAGCGTGACCAGCACGTTCAACGTTTCCAGGAACGCCTCGTGCGAAACGGCACGGGCGGTGACCCCGGCGATGGCAACGGCCGCCCCTTTCACGATCTCCGTTTGGGTGAGCGTGCGCTCGCGCCCTGCCTTCTCCGCGGCAAGGGCGTTGGCCAGCGTCTCTTCGGTGACGAGATTGCGCTCGTACACATCGAGCATCGTGGCGAACTGTTGCTGCGCCGCCCGGTCGAGCACGGCGAAGGCGTGAATGTCACCGCCGTAGGACTTGCTGATGGCGGCGGCCACGGCGCGCGGCCTGCTGACGAACGCTCGCACCTCCTTGGCGTTGGAAGCGAGCTGCACCTCCTGCAGCGCAGGAGCGTTGTCCGGATCCGCCGTGACCACGCTCAGCACCTGGCTCTCCTGGTCGAAGAGCACCGGATAGATCTGATGTCGCTCCGCGACCTTCTTGGGCACCTTGTCGAGGGTGAAGCGATCGATATCCGCCTTGGACAGCTTCTCCGTGGAGACGAAGCGCGTCTGGTGCCGCGCAGCGAGCCACTTGAGGAGCGTGGCCTCGTCGAGGGCATGCAGCTCCATCAGCGCTTCTTCCATCCGCTCACCGCTGCGTTGCACGTAGCTGATCGCCGCCTCGTGCTGCTCTCGGGTGATGAGCCCGTCGGCCAGGAGGCGCTCGGCCAGGCGCAGGTTGGCGGAGGAAGTCATACGGAAACGACCCAGAGTATAGCGAAGGAAGGGCCGCCAACAGCTCTAGAGATGCGCAGTGAACCCCTGGAAAACACGCGCCATTTTCAGGGCCCTGGGGCGACCCCGAGGGCCGGTCTCGCACACGGCTTGACGGGTGGGCGGCCAAAAGCTAGTAAAGCCGCCCTTTC includes these proteins:
- a CDS encoding DUF4388 domain-containing protein; the protein is MTSSANLRLAERLLADGLITREQHEAAISYVQRSGERMEEALMELHALDEATLLKWLAARHQTRFVSTEKLSKADIDRFTLDKVPKKVAERHQIYPVLFDQESQVLSVVTADPDNAPALQEVQLASNAKEVRAFVSRPRAVAAAISKSYGGDIHAFAVLDRAAQQQFATMLDVYERNLVTEETLANALAAEKAGRERTLTQTEIVKGAAVAIAGVTARAVSHEAFLETLNVLVTLIESSRVDLRGHSAHVARLMRQVTERIGLPDGERVSAIIAGYTHDLGKMGAYHLTALNVAEYDAHAAAAGKLYTAPGRLMESVNLPREATRAVEAMYERYDGSGFPSEISGKEIPIAARLLAIADTYADLTQNPRNPYRKLLEPVQACGVLARYKGTIFDPNLVDVFRLMVTGEDVKARLLATRHRLLLVDADPEDTTVIELRLLEQGFEVVAAGTADQALKILEKGDVELVIGEMDLTPIDGVALLEHVRHQEWGKSLPWVVLTGRSGGADAQRAFAAGAHDYMTKPVSADLLVAKIKQILEREVGDTRRRGVSGSLIEMGLVEMVQVLWHGRKTGALKIRSGGQVGEIHFVAGNVFNALWKNYRGADAFYAMLGLREGEFALDPNFEAPQRIINESPDGLLLEGMRRLDETGI
- a CDS encoding MFS transporter, which produces MTSAAGAIEHSSAFRRRRFLNWFPLGVSYALLYMGRYNLTVAKNSLGELMTKEDFGIIFGVGTFVYAFAFLLNGPLVDRMGGRKGMLTGTFGAMVANVLMGIYLHHVVSSGAAADAPLRLVFSGLYALNMYFQSYGAVSIVKVNAHWFHVTERGGFSGIFGSMISSGVFLAFTVNDLLLKAAQRIWPGASAPSVAWVVFAVPGLLLGTFFVIELFLLRDRPSQAGHEDFETGDASEGDTSDTPTPTGQLLKKILTNPIILTVAFIEFCTGVLRNGIMHWFPIYSKEIWGLASEHALRGGDLLLAIRDGSWTPLWPALPCFAAAAISGAIAYKAKGGPRRSSLVIFGVLAFLAPFLFQGGWGGLLMVAGILGGNIAGWVSDLFFQSRRGPVAAALYGILVLSSLGMGFTLAPGENVVGWAKDKTGLEAGDRIDAIAGHDVKSWHDIRNAVVCWEPTCDKSGWDAERCVCSTSHPKTTPAHDPQKGIPATIERGGNKISVMLPDAKAVQEAGDMRLLPARPVLPMSPYFLGAIVFLMSLCVIGTHGVLSGTATMDFGGRKGAATAVGVIDGFVYLGTSVQSVSLGYLTSKDWSYWPWFLLPFGIIGLLLCLKIWNARPGKGGGH